A window of the Miscanthus floridulus cultivar M001 chromosome 14, ASM1932011v1, whole genome shotgun sequence genome harbors these coding sequences:
- the LOC136505123 gene encoding BTB/POZ domain-containing protein At3g08570-like, with product MGMGSDAAAVLFPFSTAATTSPRFCGTAVSHRRIFSDVAEDVTVSVDGQSFLLHKFPLVSRCGRVRKMVVDSKDPDLLKLELVNVPGGAFAFELAAKFCYGSNFEITTANVAHLRCVAEYMEMTEDYQEENLIFRTETYLNEIVLKNLDKSLEALCKCDGLDPVVEEVGLVDRCVDAIAVNASKEQLVSGLAHLECDVGSAKLRMHCQDWWVEDLSALRIDHYRRVIAAMRRNGVRPESIGTSITHYAQTSLKGVERRHVWDSGPFVGDSQRMIVETLIDLLATENITTVTLSFLFGMLRMAIEVDASLDCRIEVEKRIGLQLEMASLDDLLIPSTQTSDSMFDVDTVHRILVNFLQRIDEDSSGELSPCGYDSDGLKSPSHSSVLKVGRLMDGYLAEVAPDPYLKLQKFMALIELLPDYARIVDDGLYRAIDIYLKAHPSLTESECKKLCKLIDCQKLSQDASSHAAQNDRLPIQMVVRVLYFEQLRLKSSFSGGGGSGCVGVGLGLGADGSLSQRFVCSSSGVPSSCVSPQRDNYASLRRENRELKLEISRMRVRLTELEREQGLMKQQGRMRGGGGGDGGGGWHGGEQGRAFLASLSRGFGRITMFGVGGPTAADRRRKKSGRSSQCSDGKARRRQKASFAYD from the exons ATGGGGATGGGCAGCGACGCTGCCGCCGTGTTGTTCCCcttctccaccgccgccaccacgtcGCCGCGGTTCTGCGGCACCGCCGTCAGCCACAGGAG GATATTTTCAGATGTCGCTGAGGATGTGACGGTATCGGTGGATGGACAGTCGTTTCTGCTGCACAAG TTCCCTTTAGTATCTCGGTGTGGACGAGTACGGAAAATGGTAGTGGACTCCAAGGATCCAGATCTCCTAAAGCTGGAGCTTGTAAACGTACCAGGGGGAGCCTTTGCATTTGAACTTGCTGCCAAGTTCTGTTACGGTAGCAATTTCGAAATAACCACGGCAAATGTGGCCCATCTGCGATGCGTTGCAGAGTACATGGAAATGACAGAGGACTACCAAGAGGAGAACCTCATTTTCAGGACAGAGACGTACTTAAACGAGATTGTGCTCAAGAACCTCGATAAATCCCTGGAAGCCCTTTGTAAATGTGATGGATTGGATCCAGTAGTGGAGGAAGTCGGGCTTGTAGATAGGTGTGTTGATGCAATTGCGGTGAATGCAAGCAAGGAGCAGCTGGTTTCAGGTTTGGCTCACTTGGAATGTGATGTGGGATCTGCAAAGTTGCGAATGCACTGCCAGGATTGGTGGGTTGAAGACCTTTCTGCGCTGAGAATCGACCACTATCGGCGTGTGATTGCTGCGATGAGGAGAAATGGGGTCAGGCCAGAGAGTATTGGCACCTCTATTACTCATTATGCCCAAACATCACTCAAGGGCGTCGAAAGGCGCCATGTATGGGACTCAGGCCCATTTGTTGGAGACAGTCAAAGGATGATTGTTGAAACACTCATCGATCTGTTGGCGACTGAAAATATTACAACGGTCACTTTGTCCTTCTTGTTTGGCATGCTGAGAATGGCAATTGAAGTTGATGCAAGCCTAGACTGTAGAATCGAAGTCGAGAAAAGGATTGGCCTCCAGCTGGAGATGGCATCACTAGATGATCTGCTGATCCCCTCCACGCAAACAAGTGACTCGATGTTTGACGTTGACACTGTCCACCGTATATTGGTGAACTTCTTGCAGAGGATAGATGAAGATAGTTCAGGAGAATTGTCACCTTGTGGATATGACTCTGATGGACTCAAGTCTCCAAGCCACAGTTCAGTCCTCAAGGTTGGAAGACTAATGGATGGTTACCTTGCAGAGGTAGCACCAGATCCATATCTGAAACTGCAGAAGTTCATGGCTCTTATTGAACTGTTGCCAGACTATGCACGCATTGTTGATGATGGACTCTACCGTGCCATCGACATATACCTGAAG gcgCATCCATCTCTGACGGAGTCGGAGTGCAAGAAGCTGTGCAAGCTGATCGACTGCCAGAAGCTATCCCAGGACGCGTCGAGCCACGCGGCGCAGAACGACCGGCTCCCGATCCAGATGGTGGTGCGCGTGCTCTACTTCGAGCAGCTCCGCCTCAAGTCGTCCTTCTCGGGCGGCGGCGGGTCCGGGTGCGTGGGCGTCGGCCTGGGCCTCGGCGCCGACGGGTCCCTGTCGCAGCGGTTCGTGTGCAGCAGCAGCGGCGTGCCGAGCTCGTGCGTGTCCCCGCAGCGGGACAACTACGCGTCGCTGCGGCGGGAGAACCGGGAGCTGAAGCTGGAGATCTCGCGGATGCGGGTGCGGCTGACGGAGCTAGAGCGGGAGCAGGGGCTGATGAAGCAGCAGGGGAGGatgcgcggcggcgggggcggggacggcggcggcgggtggcacGGCGGGGAGCAGGGGCGCGCGTTCCTCGCGTCGCTGTCGAGGGGCTTCGGCCGCATCACCATGTTCGGCGTTGGCGGGCCCACGGCCGCGGATAGGAGGCGGAAGAAGAGCGGTCGGAGCTCCCAGTGCTCCGACGGGAAGGCACGCAGGCGGCAGAAGGCGTCCTTCGCCTACGACTGA
- the LOC136504558 gene encoding root phototropism protein 2-like isoform X1: protein MKNKEARKLESRQGAVVNNWNWNLSIYERDRQKTASSQDCFGRILGRCMPPLWYLFSFPDPAPPCTEAAASYSTSSSRVPAASITMDTTRQQCSKVSSLEMEIPADLIIRIGDSIFPLHKAVMVPKCGCIRRAVAAATTSSKGDADADDPKPPVVELDLSALPGGADAFEKAARYCYGANFEITPANAAALRCAAAFLDMRHPSADLARRVDEFLARSGLRTLPGAIAVLRSCEAPDDDLLRAAAEELGVARRAADAVALGVCREALFPTTSSSSSQPPGWWKAELAALSPRSFGRVVTALRCRRADPAVVAAAAGSYAELVLAEVLAAPRDCADQRALLESVVDVLPSPADGPGIPAAFLCRLLHAAVATEASAKACRDLELRVAAVLDQATAEDLLGFALDAAGERVRNTDTVRRVVTAFVERQRQAAAPESERRRSRRASMSGTTAATELGAGTAGALEKVARTVDEVAAEIATEEALPISKFVGVAGAVPKDARPSHDCLYRAVDIYLKTHPALDEIQREKVCSVMDPLKLSYQARLHASQNKRLPLQAVLSALYYDQLKLRSVAAAAATSMGDVVADTQSSSAAGRARAQAMADAALARENEALRLELARMRAYMSEMQHSKGSGSSPSRTAKKATFLGSELARMRAYMSGMHHSKGIGLTPPSSPSRTAKKASFLGSVSRSLSRLNPFKGGWTTNHTGSIAAGGGQCKTMHHHHVVTPKRRRSSIG, encoded by the exons ATGAAAAACAAAGAGGCCAGAAAGCTCGAGAGCCGGCAAGGAGCAGTAGTGAACAACTGGAACTGGAatctctctatatatgagagggATCGGCAGAAGACTGCTTCGTCACAAGACTGCTTCGGCAGAATACTGGGCCGCTGCATGCCCCCGCTCTGGTACTTGTTCTCCTTCCCTGATCCTGCTCCTCCTTGTACGGAAGCCGCCGCGAGCTACAGCACCTCATCGTCACGCGTGCCTGCTGCTTCCATCACCATGGACACGACCAGACAGCAGTG CAGCAAGGTGTCGTCCCTGGAGATGGAGATCCCTGCCGATCTCATCATCCGCATCGGCGACTCCATTTTCCCTCTCCACAAG GCGGTGATGGTGCCCAAGTGCGGCTGCATCCGCCGTGCCGTCGCGGCGGCGACCACCAGCAGCAAgggcgacgccgacgccgacgaccCCAAGCCCCCCGTCGTCGAGCTGGACCTCTCCGCGCTCCCAGGCGGCGCGGACGCGTTCGAGAAAGCCGCGCGGTACTGCTACGGCGCCAACTTCGAGATCACACCTGCCAACGCGGCGGCGCTACGATGCGCCGCGGCGTTCCTCGACATGCGCCACCCATCGGCGGACCTAGCCCGGCGCGTGGACGAGTTCCTCGCGCGGTCGGGGCTCCGCACGCTGCCCGGCGCCATCGCGGTCCTCCGCTCCTGCGAGGCGCCCGACGACGACCTCCTCCGGGCTGCCGCCGAGGAGCTCGGCGTCGCGCGCCGCGCCGCGGACGCCGTTGCGCTCGGGGTCTGCCGCGAGGCGCTGTTCCCGACGACCAGTTCGTCGTCGTCGCAGCCGCCCGGGTGGTGGAAGGCGGAGCTGGCGGCGCTGTCGCCGCGCTCGTTCGGGCGAGTCGTCACGGCGCTGCGGTGCCGCCGCGCGGACCCCGCCGTGGTGGCCGCCGCGGCGGGGAGCTACGCGGAGCTTGTCCTCGCCGAGGTCCTCGCGGCGCCGCGGGACTGCGCGGACCAGCGCGCCCTGCTCGAGTCCGTCGTCGACGTGCTCCCGTCGCCCGCCGACGGGCCCGGCATCCCGGCGGCGTTCCTCTGCCGCCTCCTCCACGCCGCCGTCGCCACCGAGGCGTCCGCCAAGGCGTGCCGCGACCTCGAGCTCCGCGTCGCGGCGGTGCTAGATCAGGCCACCGCAGAGGACCTGCTCGGCTTCGCGCTCGACGCCGCCGGGGAGCGCGTCAGGAACACCGACACAGTGCGACGCGTCGTCACCGCTTTCGTCGAGCGGCAGCGGCAGGCGGCGGCGCCGGAGAGCGAGCGGAGGAGGAGCCGCCGGGCGTCCATGTCcgggacgacggcggcgacggagCTCGGTGCCGGGACTGCCGGCGCGCTGGAGAAGGTCGCTAGGACGGTGGACGAGGTGGCGGCGGAGATCGCGACGGAGGAGGCGCTGCCCATCTCCAAGTTCGTCGGCGTGGCCGGGGCCGTGCCCAAGGACGCGCGCCCGTCGCACGACTGCCTGTACCGCGCCGTCGACATCTACCTAAAGACGCACCCGGCGCTGGACGAGATCCAGCGGGAGAAGGTCTGCAGCGTCATGGACCCGCTCAAGCTCTCGTACCAGGCGCGCCTCCACGCGTCGCAGAACAAGCGCCTGCCGCTGCAGGCCGTGCTCAGCGCGCTCTACTACGACCAGCTCAAGCTCCgcagcgtcgccgccgccgccgcgacgtcGATGGGCGACGTGGTGGCGGACACGCAGTCGTCGTCGGCCGCCGGGAGAGCTCGCGCgcaggccatggcggacgcggcgctggcgcgggagAACGAGGCGCTGCGGTTGGAGCTGGCACGGATGCGGGCCTACATGTCGGAGATGCAGCACAGCAAGGGGAGCGGGTCGTCACCGTCCCGGACGGCGAAGAAAGCGACCTTCTTGGGGTCGGAGCTGGCACGGATGCGGGCTTACATGTCAGGGATGCACCACAGCAAGGGGATCGGGTTGACGCCGCCGTCGTCACCGTCCCGGACGGCGAAGAAAGCGAGCTTCTTGGGCT
- the LOC136504558 gene encoding root phototropism protein 2-like isoform X2 → MKNKEARKLESRQGAVVNNWNWNLSIYERDRQKTASSQDCFGRILGRCMPPLWYLFSFPDPAPPCTEAAASYSTSSSRVPAASITMDTTRQQCKVSSLEMEIPADLIIRIGDSIFPLHKAVMVPKCGCIRRAVAAATTSSKGDADADDPKPPVVELDLSALPGGADAFEKAARYCYGANFEITPANAAALRCAAAFLDMRHPSADLARRVDEFLARSGLRTLPGAIAVLRSCEAPDDDLLRAAAEELGVARRAADAVALGVCREALFPTTSSSSSQPPGWWKAELAALSPRSFGRVVTALRCRRADPAVVAAAAGSYAELVLAEVLAAPRDCADQRALLESVVDVLPSPADGPGIPAAFLCRLLHAAVATEASAKACRDLELRVAAVLDQATAEDLLGFALDAAGERVRNTDTVRRVVTAFVERQRQAAAPESERRRSRRASMSGTTAATELGAGTAGALEKVARTVDEVAAEIATEEALPISKFVGVAGAVPKDARPSHDCLYRAVDIYLKTHPALDEIQREKVCSVMDPLKLSYQARLHASQNKRLPLQAVLSALYYDQLKLRSVAAAAATSMGDVVADTQSSSAAGRARAQAMADAALARENEALRLELARMRAYMSEMQHSKGSGSSPSRTAKKATFLGSELARMRAYMSGMHHSKGIGLTPPSSPSRTAKKASFLGSVSRSLSRLNPFKGGWTTNHTGSIAAGGGQCKTMHHHHVVTPKRRRSSIG, encoded by the exons ATGAAAAACAAAGAGGCCAGAAAGCTCGAGAGCCGGCAAGGAGCAGTAGTGAACAACTGGAACTGGAatctctctatatatgagagggATCGGCAGAAGACTGCTTCGTCACAAGACTGCTTCGGCAGAATACTGGGCCGCTGCATGCCCCCGCTCTGGTACTTGTTCTCCTTCCCTGATCCTGCTCCTCCTTGTACGGAAGCCGCCGCGAGCTACAGCACCTCATCGTCACGCGTGCCTGCTGCTTCCATCACCATGGACACGACCAGACAGCAGTG CAAGGTGTCGTCCCTGGAGATGGAGATCCCTGCCGATCTCATCATCCGCATCGGCGACTCCATTTTCCCTCTCCACAAG GCGGTGATGGTGCCCAAGTGCGGCTGCATCCGCCGTGCCGTCGCGGCGGCGACCACCAGCAGCAAgggcgacgccgacgccgacgaccCCAAGCCCCCCGTCGTCGAGCTGGACCTCTCCGCGCTCCCAGGCGGCGCGGACGCGTTCGAGAAAGCCGCGCGGTACTGCTACGGCGCCAACTTCGAGATCACACCTGCCAACGCGGCGGCGCTACGATGCGCCGCGGCGTTCCTCGACATGCGCCACCCATCGGCGGACCTAGCCCGGCGCGTGGACGAGTTCCTCGCGCGGTCGGGGCTCCGCACGCTGCCCGGCGCCATCGCGGTCCTCCGCTCCTGCGAGGCGCCCGACGACGACCTCCTCCGGGCTGCCGCCGAGGAGCTCGGCGTCGCGCGCCGCGCCGCGGACGCCGTTGCGCTCGGGGTCTGCCGCGAGGCGCTGTTCCCGACGACCAGTTCGTCGTCGTCGCAGCCGCCCGGGTGGTGGAAGGCGGAGCTGGCGGCGCTGTCGCCGCGCTCGTTCGGGCGAGTCGTCACGGCGCTGCGGTGCCGCCGCGCGGACCCCGCCGTGGTGGCCGCCGCGGCGGGGAGCTACGCGGAGCTTGTCCTCGCCGAGGTCCTCGCGGCGCCGCGGGACTGCGCGGACCAGCGCGCCCTGCTCGAGTCCGTCGTCGACGTGCTCCCGTCGCCCGCCGACGGGCCCGGCATCCCGGCGGCGTTCCTCTGCCGCCTCCTCCACGCCGCCGTCGCCACCGAGGCGTCCGCCAAGGCGTGCCGCGACCTCGAGCTCCGCGTCGCGGCGGTGCTAGATCAGGCCACCGCAGAGGACCTGCTCGGCTTCGCGCTCGACGCCGCCGGGGAGCGCGTCAGGAACACCGACACAGTGCGACGCGTCGTCACCGCTTTCGTCGAGCGGCAGCGGCAGGCGGCGGCGCCGGAGAGCGAGCGGAGGAGGAGCCGCCGGGCGTCCATGTCcgggacgacggcggcgacggagCTCGGTGCCGGGACTGCCGGCGCGCTGGAGAAGGTCGCTAGGACGGTGGACGAGGTGGCGGCGGAGATCGCGACGGAGGAGGCGCTGCCCATCTCCAAGTTCGTCGGCGTGGCCGGGGCCGTGCCCAAGGACGCGCGCCCGTCGCACGACTGCCTGTACCGCGCCGTCGACATCTACCTAAAGACGCACCCGGCGCTGGACGAGATCCAGCGGGAGAAGGTCTGCAGCGTCATGGACCCGCTCAAGCTCTCGTACCAGGCGCGCCTCCACGCGTCGCAGAACAAGCGCCTGCCGCTGCAGGCCGTGCTCAGCGCGCTCTACTACGACCAGCTCAAGCTCCgcagcgtcgccgccgccgccgcgacgtcGATGGGCGACGTGGTGGCGGACACGCAGTCGTCGTCGGCCGCCGGGAGAGCTCGCGCgcaggccatggcggacgcggcgctggcgcgggagAACGAGGCGCTGCGGTTGGAGCTGGCACGGATGCGGGCCTACATGTCGGAGATGCAGCACAGCAAGGGGAGCGGGTCGTCACCGTCCCGGACGGCGAAGAAAGCGACCTTCTTGGGGTCGGAGCTGGCACGGATGCGGGCTTACATGTCAGGGATGCACCACAGCAAGGGGATCGGGTTGACGCCGCCGTCGTCACCGTCCCGGACGGCGAAGAAAGCGAGCTTCTTGGGCT